The proteins below come from a single Cottoperca gobio chromosome 11, fCotGob3.1, whole genome shotgun sequence genomic window:
- the pard6gb gene encoding par-6 family cell polarity regulator gamma b, giving the protein MNRSFNKSQPLRNADCNAVEVKSKYGAEFRRFSVDRIKPGKFEEFYKLILHIHRIANMEVMIGYADIHGDLLPINNDDNFCKAVSTAHPLLRIFIQRQEEIDYASYGTNTLTRRKKAVVALRNNDINRKRPHIRIGMPQDFRPVSSIIDVDILPESHRRVRLYRHGSDKPLGFYIRDGTSVRVTPHGLEKVPGIFISRLVPGGLAESTGLLAVNDEVLEVNGIEVSGKSLDQVTDMMIANSHNLIVTVKPVNQRNNVVRSSRISGSSGQSSDSSGSTGYPSLSVASVGAISSGAHGYQDDLESDEETDIVIESSIKRPSQRSNASLASSVSRTHQQAPTTASGPAAPPSPPSRPLSVVSTASFHSQPSLNGGSHQHHQHHQHHQQHHQHHHSSSLSYQLHRDLSLQHNPHQQSQLRHHQIQPPHHSSNPALRHSNGSLHKILSSLKTDPRHSLALPRGGVEEDGTVITL; this is encoded by the exons ATGAATCGGAGTTTTAATAAGTCGCAACCTCTGCGGAATGCGGATTGTAACGCCGTGGAAGTGAAAAGCAAG TATGGGGCAGAATTTCGCCGCTTCTCGGTGGACCGGATCAAGCCCGGCAAGTTTGAGGAGTTTTACAAGCTCATTCTGCACATTCACCGCATCGCCAATATGGAGGTTATGATTGGCTATGCTGACATCCACGGTGATTTGCTGCCAATCAACAACGATGACAACTTCTGCAAGGCGGTGTCAACGGCTCATCCACTGCTCAGGATCTTCATACAGAGACAAG AAGAGATCGACTACGCTAGCTATGGCACCAACACATTAACTCGCAGGAAGAAGGCAGTGGTCGCACTGCGCAACAATGACATCAACCGCAAGCGGCCACACATCCGCATCGGCATGCCGCAGGACTTCCGGCCCGTCTCCTCCATTATTGATGTGGACATCCTACCTGAATCTCACCGACGTGTCCGACTGTATCGTCACGGCTCAGACAAACCCCTGGGCTTCTATATCCGAGATGGAACCAGCGTGCGCGTGACCCCACACGGGCTTGAGAAAGTCCCCGGCATCTTCATATCTCGACTGGTGCCTGGAGGATTGGCGGAGAGCACCGGGCTGCTGGCGGTTAATGATGAGGTGCTGGAGGTGAATGGCATTGAAGTGAGCGGAAAGTCCTTAGATCAGGTAACGGATATGATGATTGCCAACAGCCACAACCTGATTGTGACGGTCAAGCCGGTGAACCAGCGGAATAATGTGGTCCGCAGCAGCAGGATCTCGGGGAGCTCAGGCCAGTCGTCTGACAGCAGCGGATCGACGGGTTACCCGAGTTTGTCAGTGGCCTCAGTGGGGGCGATTTCCTCTGGAGCACATGGGTACCAGGACGACCTGGAGAGTGACGAAGAGACGGATATTGTCATTGAGAGCAGCATCAAGCGGCCGTCTCAGAGGTCCAATGCTTCCCTGGCATCCAGCGTGTCTCGCACACACCAGCAGGCACCAACGACAGCTTCAGGCCCAGCGGCACCGCCAAGCCCGCCCTCACGTCCTTTATCGGTGGTCTCCACTGCTTCCTTCCACTCCCAGCCGAGCCTCAACGGTGGTTcccaccaacaccaccaacaccaccaacatcaccaacaacaccaccaacaccaccacagcagcagcctcagctaCCAGCTCCACAGAGACCTGAGCCTTCAGCACAACCCGCACCAACAGTCCCAGCTCCGTCATCACCAAATACAGCCTCCGCATCACAGCAGCAACCCAGCCCTCCGCCACAGCAACGGCAGCCTGCACAAAATCCTCAGTTCCCTGAAAACGGACCCACGACACAGTCTCGCACTGCCCAGGGGAGGGGTAGAGGAGGACGGCACCGTCATTACCCTATAA